Proteins from a genomic interval of Nocardioides jishulii:
- a CDS encoding glycosyltransferase, with protein MARFLFVVPPFAGHVNPTIPVAAELTRRGHEVAWAGLPGQLRAMLPDWGRFIPAGSEQWAGEVAGRNVLRSDLRGAAAYKFLVEEALIPMCQVMVEGVDAAVIEFEPDVLVSDQQTWAGAVVARRRGLTWATSATTSAEMVDPLAGLPKVAETFHRARIELQVAHGVPREVAEAGDLRLSEHLVLAHTSSVLVGDGLESVSGSVPVAYVGPSGLDRAEVDDFDWSLLGPELPLVLVSLGTLNAEAGARFWQVAAEAFVDQPWQGVFVAPDAMVPDPPANVVVRERVPQLAVLRRADAVVSHGGHNTVCESLSNGLPLVVAPIRDDQPVIADQVVRAGAGVRVKFARVRPEALRDAIELALHDESLRAGAQAMAADLASCGGASAAADALLRLVVRVNA; from the coding sequence ATGGCGCGCTTCCTCTTCGTGGTCCCGCCGTTCGCCGGGCACGTCAACCCGACCATCCCGGTGGCGGCCGAGCTGACGCGACGGGGCCACGAGGTCGCGTGGGCCGGACTGCCCGGGCAGCTCCGGGCCATGCTGCCCGACTGGGGACGGTTCATCCCGGCGGGCTCGGAGCAGTGGGCCGGCGAGGTGGCCGGACGCAACGTCCTGCGCTCCGACCTGCGGGGGGCGGCGGCCTACAAGTTCCTCGTCGAGGAGGCGCTGATCCCCATGTGCCAGGTGATGGTCGAGGGCGTCGACGCGGCCGTCATCGAGTTCGAACCCGACGTGCTCGTCAGCGACCAGCAGACCTGGGCCGGAGCGGTGGTGGCGCGCCGACGCGGCCTGACCTGGGCCACCTCGGCGACCACGTCGGCCGAGATGGTCGACCCGCTCGCCGGGCTGCCGAAGGTGGCGGAGACCTTCCACCGCGCGCGCATCGAGCTCCAGGTCGCCCACGGAGTCCCGCGCGAGGTGGCCGAGGCCGGCGACCTCCGCCTGTCGGAGCACCTGGTGCTCGCCCATACCTCCAGCGTCCTGGTCGGCGACGGCCTGGAGAGCGTGAGCGGGTCCGTGCCTGTGGCGTACGTCGGCCCCTCGGGGCTCGACCGGGCGGAGGTCGACGACTTCGACTGGAGCCTGCTCGGCCCGGAGCTGCCGCTGGTGCTGGTCTCGCTGGGCACGCTCAACGCCGAGGCAGGTGCGCGGTTCTGGCAGGTGGCGGCCGAGGCGTTCGTCGACCAGCCGTGGCAGGGAGTCTTCGTGGCGCCGGACGCGATGGTGCCGGACCCGCCGGCCAACGTCGTCGTACGCGAGCGGGTGCCGCAGCTCGCGGTGCTGCGGCGCGCCGATGCGGTGGTCTCGCACGGTGGCCACAACACGGTGTGTGAGTCACTCTCCAACGGGCTGCCGCTGGTGGTGGCCCCGATCCGCGACGACCAGCCCGTGATCGCCGACCAGGTGGTGCGGGCCGGAGCAGGCGTACGGGTGAAATTCGCCCGGGTCAGGCCCGAAGCCCTGCGGGACGCGATCGAGCTCGCGCTGCACGACGAGTCGTTGCGGGCGGGCGCGCAGGCGATGGCGGCCGATCTCGCCTCGTGCGGCGGCGCGTCGGCTGCGGCGGACGCGCTGCTGAGACTGGTCGTGCGGGTGAATGCCTGA
- a CDS encoding nitroreductase family deazaflavin-dependent oxidoreductase — protein sequence MALEGTYVPSKQQWVRDQVAEYEASGGTRATTLRDSDDPVVVITSRGAKSGNLRKNPVMRVERDGKYLAVASMGGAPENPSWYANFVAHPEVDLQDGPEKHTYSVRLLSGEERADWWEYAVATWPTYGEYQKKTDREIPLFLLERI from the coding sequence ATGGCACTCGAAGGAACGTACGTCCCCAGCAAGCAGCAGTGGGTCCGTGACCAGGTCGCTGAGTACGAAGCGTCCGGCGGCACCCGCGCCACGACCCTGCGCGACTCCGACGACCCCGTCGTGGTCATCACCTCGCGCGGCGCCAAGTCGGGCAACCTGCGCAAGAACCCCGTCATGCGCGTCGAGCGCGACGGGAAGTACCTGGCCGTGGCCTCGATGGGTGGCGCGCCGGAGAACCCCTCCTGGTACGCCAACTTCGTCGCCCACCCCGAGGTCGACCTCCAGGACGGGCCGGAGAAGCACACCTACTCCGTGCGCCTGCTGTCCGGCGAGGAGCGCGCCGACTGGTGGGAGTACGCCGTGGCCACCTGGCCGACCTACGGCGAGTACCAGAAGAAGACCGACCGGGAGATCCCGCTCTTCCTGCTCGAGCGGATCTGA
- a CDS encoding ATP-binding cassette domain-containing protein — translation MRPAPTHPVPARDRAQLVAAGVTLTRGHALVLDHLDLTVTPGARLAVVGENGRGKTSLLHVLAGRLVPDSGEVRRHGTLAVAEQEMEPSDATVRDAVAAAIAPALDALARLDAAADGLAEGTGGAEEAYAAALADAEALDAWDAERRVDLALEALGAVTDRTRRLDSLSVGQRYRVRLACLLGADDDFLLLDEPTNHLDRSGLEFLTARLHDRSGAVVLVSHDRALLADVADTVLDLDPTADRRPRLDGGGWEAHREARRVARERWEQEYAAQQETYSRLAADLARAQDRLVSGWRPPKGSDKHGRATRAGGLVRSVHRRCDELDALALDVPEPPQRLAFPALPRSRGVLLHVEEVRFAGRLEEAATLDVEGGGRLLLTGPNGAGKSTLLALMARTLAPTSGRVRDAGGLRIGFLRQESDLPLDTVVRDLWLDAGARIPLERLGLLRREHLDKRVGELSVGQQRRLDLALVLARQPHLLLLDEPTNHLSFTLVDELTQGLEQTPAAVVVSTHDRQLLRDMAHWPRMELRAGSGMTGVTVRLPPHGTRRNVRPQQAAVGP, via the coding sequence GTGCGCCCCGCACCGACACACCCCGTACCTGCCCGCGACCGGGCCCAGCTGGTCGCCGCTGGCGTCACCCTGACCCGCGGCCACGCCCTCGTCCTCGACCACCTCGACCTCACCGTCACCCCGGGTGCCCGACTTGCCGTCGTCGGCGAGAACGGCCGCGGCAAGACCTCCTTGCTCCACGTGCTCGCCGGCCGCCTCGTCCCGGACTCCGGGGAGGTGCGCCGCCACGGCACGCTCGCGGTGGCGGAGCAGGAGATGGAGCCAAGTGACGCGACCGTCAGGGACGCGGTTGCCGCCGCGATCGCCCCGGCCCTCGACGCTCTTGCCCGCCTCGACGCGGCCGCCGATGGCCTCGCGGAGGGCACCGGCGGCGCGGAGGAGGCGTACGCCGCGGCCCTCGCCGACGCGGAGGCGCTCGACGCGTGGGACGCCGAACGCCGCGTCGACCTCGCACTGGAGGCCCTCGGCGCGGTCACCGACCGCACCCGTCGTCTCGACTCCCTCTCAGTCGGCCAGCGGTACCGGGTGCGGCTCGCCTGCCTTCTCGGCGCCGACGACGACTTCCTGCTGCTCGACGAGCCGACCAACCACCTCGACCGCTCCGGCCTGGAGTTCCTCACCGCCCGCCTGCATGACCGCTCCGGCGCGGTCGTCCTGGTCAGCCACGACCGGGCGCTGCTGGCCGACGTCGCCGACACCGTTCTCGACCTCGACCCCACTGCCGACAGGCGACCCCGCCTCGACGGCGGTGGCTGGGAGGCGCACCGCGAGGCTCGCCGCGTCGCGCGCGAGCGGTGGGAGCAGGAGTACGCAGCCCAGCAGGAGACGTACTCCCGGCTCGCCGCCGACCTGGCCAGGGCGCAGGACCGGCTGGTCAGCGGCTGGCGCCCGCCCAAGGGCTCTGACAAGCACGGCCGCGCGACCCGCGCCGGAGGCCTCGTACGCAGCGTGCACCGCCGCTGTGACGAGCTCGATGCCCTCGCACTCGACGTGCCCGAGCCGCCGCAACGCCTTGCGTTCCCGGCTCTGCCGCGGTCGCGCGGGGTGCTGCTCCACGTCGAGGAGGTCCGGTTCGCCGGCCGCCTGGAGGAGGCAGCCACCCTCGACGTCGAGGGTGGTGGACGGCTGCTGCTCACCGGCCCCAACGGCGCCGGCAAGTCGACCCTGCTGGCGCTCATGGCCAGGACCCTCGCCCCGACCTCGGGCCGGGTCCGCGACGCCGGCGGACTGCGGATCGGGTTCCTCCGCCAGGAGTCGGACCTGCCGCTCGACACGGTGGTCCGCGACCTGTGGCTCGACGCCGGGGCGCGGATCCCGCTCGAGCGGCTGGGGCTGCTGCGGCGCGAGCACCTCGACAAGAGGGTCGGTGAGCTGTCCGTCGGGCAGCAACGACGACTCGACCTGGCGCTGGTGCTGGCCCGCCAACCGCACCTTCTGCTCCTCGACGAGCCGACCAACCACCTCTCGTTCACCCTCGTCGACGAGCTGACCCAAGGGCTGGAGCAGACGCCGGCCGCGGTGGTGGTCTCCACGCACGACCGCCAGCTGCTGCGCGACATGGCGCACTGGCCGAGGATGGAGCTCAGAGCGGGTTCGGGAATGACCGGCGTCACAGTGCGGTTGCCCCCACATGGCACTCGAAGGAACGTACGTCCCCAGCAAGCAGCAGTGGGTCCGTGA
- a CDS encoding 1,4-dihydroxy-2-naphthoyl-CoA synthase yields the protein MSAIDGVSDTFDPDAWDVVPGFEGLTDMTYHRAKAHGTVRIAFDRPDVLNAFRPHTVDELIATLEHARTSADVGCVLLTGNGPSAKSGKYSFCSGGDQRIRGKAGYQYEDKEIGADDTGAEAPSPIDKAKLARLHVLEAQRLIRFMPKVVICVVPGWAAGGGHSLHAVADLTIASREHAIFKQTDADVGSFDGGYGSAYLARQVGQKFAREIFFLGEAYDAETMHRMGAVNRVVDHADLEKVALEWGAKINGKSPTAQRMLKYSFNLLDDGLVGQQLFAGETTRLAYMTDEAQEGRDQFVEKREPDWSPYPWYY from the coding sequence ATGAGTGCGATCGACGGAGTGAGCGACACCTTCGACCCTGACGCGTGGGACGTGGTCCCCGGGTTCGAGGGCCTGACCGACATGACCTACCACCGGGCGAAGGCGCACGGCACGGTCCGCATCGCGTTCGACCGCCCCGACGTGCTCAACGCGTTCCGCCCGCACACCGTCGACGAGCTGATCGCGACCCTGGAGCACGCGCGTACGTCGGCCGACGTGGGCTGCGTGCTGCTGACCGGCAACGGCCCGTCGGCGAAGTCGGGCAAGTACTCCTTCTGCTCCGGCGGCGACCAGCGCATCCGCGGCAAGGCCGGCTACCAGTACGAGGACAAGGAGATCGGCGCGGACGACACCGGCGCCGAGGCCCCGAGCCCCATCGACAAGGCCAAGCTCGCGCGCCTGCACGTGCTCGAGGCCCAGCGCCTGATCCGCTTCATGCCCAAGGTCGTCATCTGCGTGGTGCCGGGCTGGGCTGCCGGCGGCGGCCACTCGCTGCACGCGGTCGCCGACCTCACCATCGCGAGCCGCGAGCACGCGATCTTCAAGCAGACCGACGCCGACGTGGGCTCCTTCGACGGCGGCTACGGCTCGGCGTACCTCGCCCGCCAGGTGGGCCAGAAGTTCGCCCGCGAGATCTTCTTCCTCGGCGAGGCGTACGACGCCGAGACCATGCACCGCATGGGCGCGGTCAACCGCGTCGTCGACCACGCCGACCTGGAGAAGGTCGCGCTGGAGTGGGGCGCCAAGATCAACGGCAAGTCGCCGACGGCCCAGCGGATGCTCAAGTACTCGTTCAACCTGCTCGACGACGGCCTGGTCGGCCAGCAGCTCTTCGCCGGCGAGACCACGCGCCTGGCGTACATGACCGACGAGGCGCAGGAGGGCCGCGACCAGTTCGTCGAGAAGCGCGAGCCCGACTGGAGCCCGTACCCCTGGTACTACTGA
- the ald gene encoding alanine dehydrogenase: MTVIGVPREIKNHEYRVAITRIGVHELVSRGHQVLVESGAGVGSSITDEEYAAAGATIVPAAEEVWGSADMVLKVKEPVAAEYDLLREDLTLFTYLHLAANKPLTEELLARRTTSIAYETVQLPSGALPLLYPMSEVAGCLAPQVGAHSLLAAKGGRGVLMGGVGGVANAKVVIIGAGVSGQNAANIALGMGADVTLLDTDLDKLRMSFWRYDNRVHGLASSRLVIEDQVREADLVIGAVLIPGAAAPKLVSNDLVAQMKPGSVLVDIAIDQGGCFEDSRATTHDDPTYQVHGSTFYCVANMPGAVPNTSTYALTNATLPYAVALADRGWRDALRADQSLARGLSTHAGLLTSAPVGEALGLPVVSHEEVL; the protein is encoded by the coding sequence ATGACCGTCATCGGCGTCCCCCGCGAGATCAAGAACCACGAGTACCGCGTGGCCATCACCCGCATCGGTGTCCACGAGCTCGTCTCGCGCGGCCACCAGGTGCTGGTCGAGTCGGGGGCCGGCGTCGGTTCCTCGATCACCGACGAGGAGTACGCCGCGGCGGGAGCCACCATCGTTCCCGCAGCTGAGGAGGTGTGGGGCTCCGCCGACATGGTGCTCAAGGTCAAGGAGCCGGTCGCCGCGGAGTACGACTTGCTCCGCGAGGACCTGACGCTCTTCACCTACCTGCACCTGGCCGCGAACAAGCCGCTCACCGAGGAGCTGCTCGCGCGCAGGACCACGTCGATCGCGTACGAGACCGTCCAGCTGCCCTCCGGCGCGCTGCCGCTGCTCTACCCGATGTCGGAGGTGGCCGGCTGCCTGGCGCCGCAGGTCGGGGCGCACTCCCTGCTCGCGGCGAAGGGCGGACGCGGCGTGCTCATGGGCGGCGTCGGCGGTGTCGCCAACGCGAAGGTCGTCATCATCGGCGCCGGCGTCTCGGGCCAGAACGCCGCCAACATCGCGCTCGGCATGGGCGCCGACGTCACCCTGCTCGACACCGACCTCGACAAGCTGCGGATGTCGTTCTGGCGCTACGACAACCGGGTGCACGGCCTGGCCTCCTCCCGGCTGGTGATCGAGGACCAGGTGCGCGAGGCCGACCTGGTGATCGGCGCCGTGCTGATCCCCGGTGCTGCCGCTCCCAAGCTGGTCAGCAACGACCTGGTGGCCCAGATGAAGCCGGGCTCCGTGCTCGTCGACATCGCCATCGACCAGGGCGGCTGCTTCGAGGACTCCCGTGCGACCACGCACGACGACCCGACCTACCAGGTGCACGGCTCGACGTTCTACTGCGTCGCCAACATGCCGGGCGCCGTGCCGAACACCTCGACGTACGCCCTGACCAACGCGACCTTGCCGTACGCCGTCGCCCTGGCCGATCGGGGCTGGCGCGACGCCTTGCGGGCAGACCAGAGCCTGGCGCGCGGGTTGAGCACCCACGCGGGTCTGCTGACCAGTGCTCCCGTGGGTGAGGCGTTGGGGCTGCCGGTGGTCAGCCACGAGGAGGTCCTGTGA
- the kynU gene encoding kynureninase, which yields MPPENLPDHLPERLRQEAEQLDATDPLASFRDAFVLPEGVVAYLDGNSLGRPLARTRDRIGSFVADEWGERLIRAWDEKWMDQPLVLGDQLGRVVLGAAAGQTTVADSTTVLLYKLLRAAVDASPERTEIVADTENFPTDRFLVESVAAERDLTVRWISPDPAAGVTVDQVREAVSARTAVVLLSHVAYKSAYVADLPAITAAAHEVGALVLWDLCHSAGAVELALDADDVDLAVGCSYKYLNGGPGAPAFAYVAERLQERLAQPITGWMGHAEPFAMGGDYEPAKGMRRFISGTPPILGMLPLADMLDLVEEAGMPAVRAKSVLLTAYAIRVSEELLAPLGVTVASPADPDRRGSHVLLEHDAMREVVAGLWQRGVIPDFRPPRGLRAGLSPLSTSFTEVLVALGHVHDLLTETSESGTSDERKQNP from the coding sequence GTGCCCCCTGAGAACCTGCCTGACCACCTGCCGGAGCGCCTGCGCCAGGAGGCCGAGCAGCTCGACGCGACCGACCCGCTGGCGTCCTTCCGTGACGCCTTCGTCCTGCCCGAGGGCGTCGTCGCCTACCTCGACGGCAACTCGCTCGGCCGTCCGCTGGCGCGTACGCGTGACCGCATCGGCTCCTTCGTCGCGGACGAGTGGGGCGAGCGCCTGATCCGCGCCTGGGACGAGAAGTGGATGGACCAGCCCCTGGTGCTGGGCGACCAGCTCGGACGGGTGGTCCTGGGCGCGGCGGCGGGCCAGACCACCGTCGCCGACTCCACGACGGTGCTGCTCTACAAGCTGCTGCGGGCGGCCGTGGACGCCTCGCCCGAGCGCACCGAGATCGTCGCCGACACCGAGAACTTCCCCACCGACCGGTTCCTCGTCGAGTCCGTCGCCGCCGAGCGCGACCTGACCGTGCGCTGGATCTCGCCGGATCCCGCCGCCGGGGTGACCGTTGACCAGGTGCGCGAGGCGGTCTCTGCGCGTACGGCCGTGGTCCTGCTCAGCCACGTCGCCTACAAGTCGGCGTACGTCGCGGACCTGCCGGCGATCACCGCCGCCGCTCACGAGGTCGGGGCGCTGGTGCTCTGGGACCTCTGCCACTCCGCGGGGGCGGTCGAGCTCGCCCTCGACGCTGACGACGTCGACCTGGCGGTCGGCTGCTCCTACAAGTACCTCAACGGAGGCCCGGGAGCCCCGGCGTTCGCATACGTCGCCGAGCGGCTGCAGGAGCGCCTGGCCCAGCCGATCACCGGGTGGATGGGGCACGCGGAGCCGTTCGCCATGGGCGGTGACTACGAGCCCGCCAAGGGCATGCGCCGGTTCATCAGCGGCACTCCGCCGATCCTGGGGATGCTGCCGCTGGCGGACATGCTTGACCTGGTGGAGGAGGCGGGCATGCCTGCCGTCCGCGCCAAGTCGGTGCTGCTGACGGCGTACGCGATCCGGGTCAGCGAGGAGCTGCTCGCTCCCCTCGGGGTCACCGTGGCCTCGCCCGCCGACCCCGACCGACGCGGCAGCCACGTCCTGCTCGAGCACGACGCGATGCGTGAGGTCGTCGCTGGCCTGTGGCAGCGCGGCGTGATCCCCGACTTCCGCCCTCCGCGCGGTCTGCGGGCCGGTCTCTCCCCGTTGAGCACCAGCTTCACGGAGGTGCTGGTGGCGCTCGGCCACGTGCACGACCTGCTCACCGAGACATCTGAGAGCGGGACATCCGACGAGAGGAAGCAGAACCCATGA
- a CDS encoding amidohydrolase family protein: MPDHAVADFWDGQRHGPSLLRVCDGVLQRIGPLPAGVQPEPVTVLPGLVDRHVHLGLVDLADLADSPVVEVHDLGWDPDAVLHWRVHPPSGVRVAVAGPFHTAPGGYPSGRSWAPDDAIRTVASPDEARLAVADAVAGAYDVVKVALHADMALLDDETLAALVDAAHAAGLPVGVHAEGPGQAARAIESGADLLVHAPWTEALPDELLRRGRSMTWCSTLAIHDDGDRQRAIDNVRRFRALGGRVVYGTDAGNGPAPAGVNPAEIRALGEAGLAGDELLAALTSTPSATGPGPFSVERLLVSPRPLPQTADEVVAWLADCRRFDVASLEENRAP, encoded by the coding sequence GTGCCTGATCACGCCGTCGCCGACTTCTGGGACGGCCAGCGTCACGGCCCGTCGTTGCTCCGAGTCTGCGACGGCGTCCTGCAGCGGATCGGACCTCTGCCTGCGGGCGTGCAGCCCGAGCCGGTCACGGTCCTCCCGGGGCTGGTCGACCGGCACGTCCACCTCGGGCTCGTCGACCTCGCCGACCTGGCCGACTCGCCCGTGGTCGAGGTGCACGACCTCGGTTGGGATCCGGACGCCGTCCTGCACTGGCGGGTCCACCCGCCGAGCGGTGTCCGGGTTGCGGTGGCGGGCCCGTTCCACACCGCACCGGGGGGTTATCCGTCAGGCCGGTCCTGGGCGCCGGACGACGCGATCCGGACCGTCGCCTCTCCGGACGAGGCGCGGCTGGCCGTCGCCGACGCCGTCGCGGGGGCGTACGACGTGGTCAAGGTGGCCCTGCACGCCGACATGGCGCTGCTCGACGACGAGACCCTGGCGGCGCTCGTCGACGCGGCCCACGCCGCCGGCCTGCCGGTGGGGGTGCACGCCGAAGGGCCCGGACAGGCGGCGCGCGCCATCGAGTCCGGTGCCGACCTGCTCGTGCACGCCCCCTGGACCGAGGCGCTGCCGGACGAGCTCCTGCGGCGCGGCCGGTCGATGACCTGGTGCTCCACGCTGGCGATCCACGACGACGGTGACCGGCAGCGCGCGATCGACAACGTACGCCGGTTCCGCGCGCTCGGGGGCCGGGTCGTCTACGGCACCGACGCCGGCAACGGACCCGCACCCGCCGGGGTGAACCCGGCCGAGATCCGGGCGCTGGGCGAGGCGGGGCTGGCCGGCGATGAGCTGCTCGCCGCGCTCACCAGCACGCCCTCAGCGACCGGTCCGGGCCCGTTCTCGGTCGAGCGGCTGCTCGTCTCGCCCCGTCCGCTGCCCCAGACCGCCGACGAGGTCGTCGCGTGGCTGGCCGACTGCCGTCGCTTCGACGTCGCATCGCTGGAGGAGAACCGTGCCCCCTGA
- a CDS encoding tryptophan 2,3-dioxygenase: MAHGPGERPLEDGIRTDFSTALDYGTYLGLDQLLSAQHPLSTPEHPDELLFIVQHQTTELWFKLVLHELTSVRRYLAADETSRARKALARVKHIFRTLAEQWSVLATLTPTEYVEFRGFLGSSSGFQSHQYRSVEFILGNKNAAILPVFDAKPEIRAGLAQLLDEPTVYDEFLRHLARQGFDVPAEVLERDVRQPWVEVPALIPVFGEIYADPEAHWGAYAVCEDLVDLEDAFQFWRFRHLRTVQRTIGFKVGTGGSSGVDFLKRALDLTFFPELYSVRTDIGA; this comes from the coding sequence ATGGCACACGGCCCCGGCGAACGTCCGCTCGAGGACGGGATCCGCACGGACTTCTCGACCGCCCTGGACTACGGCACCTACCTGGGACTGGACCAGCTGCTCTCGGCGCAGCACCCGCTGAGCACTCCCGAGCATCCCGACGAGCTGCTCTTCATCGTGCAGCACCAGACCACGGAGCTCTGGTTCAAGCTGGTGCTGCACGAGCTCACCTCGGTGCGCCGCTACCTCGCGGCCGACGAGACGAGCCGGGCCCGCAAGGCGCTCGCCCGGGTCAAGCACATCTTCCGCACCCTCGCCGAGCAGTGGTCGGTGCTGGCCACGCTCACGCCCACCGAGTACGTCGAGTTCCGCGGCTTCCTGGGCTCCTCGTCGGGGTTCCAGTCCCACCAGTACCGGTCGGTGGAGTTCATCCTCGGCAACAAGAACGCCGCGATCCTCCCGGTGTTCGACGCCAAGCCCGAGATCCGGGCCGGTCTCGCGCAGCTGCTCGACGAGCCCACGGTCTACGACGAGTTCCTGCGCCACCTCGCGCGCCAGGGGTTCGACGTCCCGGCCGAGGTCCTCGAGCGTGACGTCCGTCAGCCGTGGGTCGAGGTCCCCGCACTCATCCCGGTCTTCGGCGAGATCTACGCCGACCCCGAGGCGCACTGGGGGGCGTACGCGGTCTGCGAGGACCTCGTCGACCTCGAGGATGCCTTCCAGTTCTGGCGCTTCCGCCACCTGCGCACGGTGCAACGCACGATCGGGTTCAAGGTCGGCACCGGCGGCAGCTCGGGGGTCGACTTCCTCAAGCGGGCGCTCGACCTGACCTTCTTCCCCGAGCTCTACAGCGTCCGGACGGACATCGGTGCCTGA
- a CDS encoding ABC transporter ATP-binding protein, whose product MITARDLTLSYGPTPALRGASLRLDPGTSTALMGASGSGKSSLLHCLAGVLVPDTGVVHLDGVELSGLGDRDRSRLRLERIGVVFQHGDLVPEMTVIENVALPLQLLGVKRAEARRRAQDLLAELGVADVAHRRTSTVSGGQAQRAAVARAVVHEPTVVLADEPTGALDSLNAEAVMDALVMLVRRAGATLLVVTHDNLVASHLDRLVTLSDGVVVASGQGAVR is encoded by the coding sequence ATGATCACCGCGCGCGACCTCACGCTCTCCTACGGCCCCACTCCCGCGCTGCGGGGCGCCTCGCTGCGCCTCGATCCCGGCACCAGCACGGCGCTGATGGGGGCGTCCGGCTCCGGGAAGTCGAGCCTGCTGCACTGCCTGGCCGGGGTGCTGGTGCCCGACACCGGCGTCGTCCACCTCGACGGGGTCGAGCTCAGCGGCCTCGGTGACCGCGACCGCAGTCGCCTGCGTCTCGAACGGATCGGCGTGGTCTTCCAGCACGGCGACCTGGTGCCCGAGATGACCGTCATCGAGAACGTCGCCCTGCCGTTGCAGCTGCTCGGCGTGAAGCGGGCCGAGGCTCGCCGCCGCGCCCAGGACCTGCTGGCCGAGCTGGGGGTCGCGGACGTCGCCCACCGGCGTACGAGCACGGTCTCGGGTGGCCAGGCCCAACGCGCCGCCGTCGCCCGGGCGGTGGTGCACGAGCCGACCGTGGTGCTGGCGGACGAGCCCACCGGGGCGCTGGACAGCCTCAACGCCGAGGCCGTGATGGACGCGCTGGTCATGCTCGTACGCCGCGCCGGCGCCACCCTGCTCGTGGTCACCCACGACAACCTGGTGGCCTCGCACCTCGACCGGCTGGTGACGCTGAGCGACGGCGTGGTCGTCGCGTCCGGTCAGGGGGCGGTCCGATGA
- a CDS encoding PadR family transcriptional regulator, with amino-acid sequence MSTSDALLALLEPAPAHGYTLKQDYDRWFAHKRPLAFGQVYATLTRLEKKGFVALADVEAGHGPDRRLYEITPDGVTALDAWVSTPQEPDLFATSTLYARLTVALLSGRDATQVLAGQREAHLTRMRELQKVRRDASGADLLAVTYELAHLDADLRWIEESGARLDQTRQALAAASGRADR; translated from the coding sequence ATGAGCACTTCGGACGCCCTGCTGGCGCTGCTGGAACCTGCCCCGGCCCACGGCTACACCCTCAAGCAGGACTACGACCGGTGGTTCGCGCACAAGCGTCCGCTCGCCTTCGGTCAGGTCTACGCCACCCTCACCCGGCTCGAGAAGAAGGGCTTCGTGGCGCTCGCCGACGTCGAGGCCGGCCACGGCCCTGACCGGCGGCTCTACGAGATCACTCCGGACGGCGTCACGGCCCTCGACGCGTGGGTCTCGACGCCGCAGGAGCCCGACCTCTTCGCCACGTCCACCCTGTACGCCCGGCTCACCGTCGCGTTGCTCTCGGGCCGGGACGCCACCCAGGTGCTCGCCGGGCAGCGCGAGGCCCACCTCACCCGCATGCGCGAGCTCCAGAAGGTGCGACGCGACGCCAGCGGGGCCGACCTCCTGGCGGTGACCTACGAGCTGGCCCACCTCGACGCCGACCTGCGGTGGATCGAGGAGTCCGGAGCCCGTCTGGACCAGACCCGTCAGGCCCTCGCGGCGGCGTCGGGCAGGGCTGACCGATGA